From a single Brassica napus cultivar Da-Ae chromosome C9, Da-Ae, whole genome shotgun sequence genomic region:
- the LOC111209589 gene encoding AAA-ATPase At3g28600-like, translating into MSLFLIILNHLNYNIYDLELTAIQNNSELRKLLTATSSRSIIVIEDIDCSVDLTGKRRKRDGDLSVKKDGEDQNQSRVTLSGLLNFIDGIWSACGQERIIIFTTNHIEKLDPALIRRGRMDMHIELSYCSFEAFKVLAKNYLDVDSHLLFGEIDSLLKETKIAPADVAEKLMAKNHKVDVDGSLKDLVESLERRKKHQRGHGDDHKKKFGGKKLKILSGLFSF; encoded by the exons ATGAGT TTATTTTTGATCATACTAAATCATTtgaactataatatatatgatctcGAACTCACGGCTATTCAGAACAACTCGGAGCTGAGGAAACTTCTCACCGCGACATCGAGCAGGTCGATTATTGTGATAGAAGATATTGATTGTTCTGTTGATCTAACGggcaagagaaggaagagagatgGTGACTTGAGCGTCAAGAAAGATGGAGAAGATCAAAACCAGAGCAGAGTCACACTCTCTGGGCTTCTGAACTTCATAGATGGGATATGGTCGGCTTGTGGACAAGAGAGGATTATTATTTTCACGACGAATCATATCGAGAAACTAGACCCGGCTTTGATCAGGAGAGGAAGGATGGATATGCATATTGAGTTGTCTTATTGTAGCTTCGAGGCGTTCAAGGTTCTTGCAAAGAACTACTTGGACGTTGATTCTCATCTTCTGTTTGGTGAAATCGACTCTTTGCTGAAGGAAACAAAGATCGCTCCGGCTGATGTCGCAGAGAAACTGATGGCCAAGAATCATAAAGTAGACGTCGACGGATCGCTCAAAGACTTGGTTGAGAGTTtggagaggaggaagaagcaCCAGAGAGGTCACGGTGATGATCACAAGAAGAAGTTTGGTGGCAAGAAACTCAAAATATTAAGcggattgttttctttttaa
- the LOC125593142 gene encoding glutathione S-transferase T3-like yields MDPFSEPYGFQNLLNSQQPNPSFSYVSREPSIQVPASDARAFGTGCPEDANEDEVISSDRKERKKWSPTEDKVLISAWLNTSKDPVVGNEQKAMAFWKRIAAYFGSSPQLGGYEKRDTTSCKSRWGKINEGVCKFVGCYEAATKQKSSGQSEDDVLTMAHDIFFNDHKSKFTLEHAWLELRHDQKWCGGLTSNVNSKRRKLGDQAPHSSTSVPLSVGGDEGMARPAGVKAAKGKTKPAVSKGKTSEAEGKLCVDFQNMWEIKQKDFELKDKLNKQKLLDSLITKTEPLTEPEIALKNKLIKDMLVA; encoded by the coding sequence ATGGATCCATTTAGTGAACCTTATGGCTTTCAAAATCTCCTAAACAGTCAACAACCAAATCCCTCCTTCTCCTATGTTAGTCGTGAACCAAGTATTCAAGTCCCTGCCTCGGATGCGCGTGCATTTGGTACTGGATGCCCTGAAGATGCAAATGAAGATGAAGTCATCTCGTCTGACCGTAAAGAAAGGAAGAAATGGTCACCAACTGAAGACAAGGTGCTCATTTCTGCTTGGTTAAACACATCTAAAGATCCTGTCGTGGGAAATGAGCAGAAAGCAATGGCGTTTTGGAAACGCATTGCTGCTTATTTTGGTTCAAGTCCACAGCTTGGCGGTTACGAAAAGAGAGACACAACTTCCTGTAAATCGAGGTGGGGGAAGATTAATGAGGGCGTGTGCAAGTTTGTGGGTTGCTATGAGGCTGcaaccaaacaaaaatcaagTGGCCAGAGTGAGGATGATGTTTTAACGATGGCTCATGACATTTTCTTCAATGATCATAAGAGCAAATTCACACTTGAGCATGCTTGGTTGGAGTTAAGGCATGATCAAAAATGGTGTGGAGGTCTGACAAGTAATGTGAACTCTAAGAGAAGAAAGCTTGGTGATCAAGCACCACATTCATCAACGTCAGTGCCATTGAGCGTTGGAGGAGATGAAGGCATGGCACGGCCGGCTGGTGTCAAAGCTGCAAAGGGCAAAACTAAACCGGCTGTGAGCAAGGGTAAGACTTCTGAAGCAGAAGGGAAGCTGTGTGTTGACTTTCAGAACATGTGGGAGATCAAGCAAAAGGATTTTGAATTGAAAGATAAGCTTAACAAGCAGAAACTGCTTGACTCCCTAATTACCAAGACAGAGCCATTAACTGAACCAGAGATTGCTTTGAAAAATAAGCTCATTAAGGATATGTTGGTTGCTTAG
- the LOC106385269 gene encoding probable protein phosphatase 2C 69, translating into MGYLDEAMSCSNPFQAAETPSSGGGLSRNGKFSYGYASSAGKRSSMEDFFETRIDGVDGEIVGLFGVFDGHGGARAAEYVKRHLFSNLITHPKFISDTKSAITDAYNHTDSELLKSEDSHNRDAGSTASTAILLGDRLLVANVGDSRAVISRAGTAIAVSRDHKPDQSDERERIENAGGFVMWAGTWRVGGVLAVSRAFGDRLLKQYVVADPEIREEKIDDSLEFLILASDGLWDVFSNEEAVAMVKEVEDPEDSAKKLVAEAIKRGSKDNITCVIVRFLDTVSSSHVSSSSSNETKQVQIDAEN; encoded by the exons ATGGGATATCTTGACGAGGCCATGTCGTGTTCCAACCCTTTTCAGGCTGCTGAAACTCCATCGAGCGGAGGAGGTCTCAG CCGGAATGGAAAATTCAGTTATGGATATGCAAGCTCTGCTGGCAAGCGATCATCTATGGAAGACTTTTTCGAGACCAGGATCGACGGTGTTGATGGAGAAATCGTTGGTCTTTTTGGAGTTTTTGATG GCCATGGTGGAGCCAGAGCAGCTGAGTATGTGAAGCGTCATCTTTTCAGTAATCTCATCACTCATCCAAAGTTTATCTCTGACACCAAATCAGCTATAA CTGATGCCTATAACCATACAGACTCTGAGCTTCTCAAGTCGGAAGATAGCCACAATAGAGACGCTGGTTCGACTGCTTCCACAGCTATTCTTCTTGGTGATCGTTTACTTGTTGCAAATGTTGGTGATTCACGAGCTGTTATCAGCAGAGCCGGAACTG CCATTGCTGTGTCAAGGGACCACAAACCTGACCAAAGTGATGAGCGTGAAAGGATTGAGAATGCTGGTGGATTTGTGATGTGGGCAG GAACTTGGAGGGTTGGAGGAGTTCTTGCAGTCTCTCGTGCATTTGGTGATCGTCTTCTAAAGCAATATGTTGTTGCTGATCCAGAGATCCGG GAGGAAAAGATTGATGACTCTCTTGAGTTTCTGATCCTAGCAAGTGACGGTCTATGGGATGTTTTCTCTAATGAG GAAGCAGTTGCAATGGTTAAGGAAGTTGAAGATCCAGAGGACTCCGCCAAGAAACTTGTGGCAGAAGCAATCAAGAGAGGAAGTAAAGACAACATCACATGTGTCATCGTTCGTTTCCTGGATACAGTTTCTTCAAGCCACGTTAGCTCCTCGTCATCCAATGAAACTAAGCAAGTCCAGATCGACGCAGAGAACTAG
- the LOC106412567 gene encoding AAA-ATPase At3g28600-like — protein sequence MMMGDTMGTFGSSMASLFFFWATFQQIFPEHLKIAIKEFLLSTIQQLSFVQRFSDRVINFFSPYVVISFPEYEEYRFNHAFAAIDTYLGAKAIGKAQKIRASQVKESKGLVLKRDEAKVRDVYQGVNVWWEIVTATDGDRTHKLTFHRRGLEIVTGSYIKYVMEEGKSIEAKNKKMKLFTNNPSSNWDTSKKSLWRHIDFEHPASFQTLAMDPVKKEEILNDLEAFSNGKEYYKKIGKAWKRGYLLYGPPGTGKSTMIAAMANHLNYNIYDLELTAIQNNSELRKLLTATSSRSIIVIEDIDCSVDLTGKRRKRDGDLSVKKDGEDQNQSRVTLSGLLNFIDGIWSACGQERIIIFTTNHIEKLDPALIRRGRMDMHIELSYCSFEAFKVLAKNYLDVDSHLLFGEIESLLKETKIAPADVAEKLMAKNHKVEVDGSLKDLVESLERRKKHQRGHGDDHKKKFGGKKLKIFRELF from the coding sequence ATGATGATGGGAGATACGATGGGCACATTTGGTTCAAGCATGGCAAGTTTGTTCTTCTTCTGGGCAACTTTTCAACAAATATTCCCTGAACACCTCAAGATCGCAATCAAAGAGTTCCTTTTGTCTACAATCCAACAACTCTCATTTGTCCAAAGATTCTCCGACCGTGTCATCAACTTCTTCTCTCCTTACGTTGTCATCAGTTTCCCAGAGTACGAAGAGTACCGTTTCAACCACGCTTTCGCAGCCATCGACACTTACCTTGGTGCTAAAGCAATCGGTAAAGCCCAAAAAATTAGAGCAAGTCAGGTCAAAGAGAGCAAGGGTCTAGTTTTGAAACGTGACGAGGCTAAAGTCAGAGACGTGTACCAAGGAGTTAACGTCTGGTGGGAGATTGTAACCGCTACTGATGGAGACAGAACACACAAACTCACTTTCCATAGACGTGGGCTGGAGATTGTGACCGGATCTTACATTAAGTATGTGATGGAAGAAGGGAAATCAATCGAGGCCAAGAACAAGAAGATGAAGCTGTTCACTAATAACCCTAGTTCCAACTGGGATACTAGCAAGAAGAGCTTGTGGAGACACATTGATTTCGAGCACCCGGCGAGTTTTCAGACACTGGCTATGGATCCTGtcaagaaagaagaaattcTAAACGATCTTGAGGCGTTTAGTAATGGGAAAGAGTATTACAAGAAGATTGGGAAAGCTTGGAAGAGGGGCTACCTATTGTACGGACCACCAGGGACTGGTAAGTCCACCATGATCGCGGCGATGGCGAATCATTtgaactataatatatatgatctcGAACTCACGGCTATTCAGAACAACTCGGAGCTGAGGAAACTTCTCACCGCGACATCGAGCAGGTCGATTATTGTGATAGAAGATATTGATTGTTCTGTTGATCTAACGggcaagagaaggaagagagatgGTGACTTGAGCGTCAAGAAAGATGGAGAAGATCAAAACCAGAGCAGAGTCACACTCTCTGGGCTTCTGAACTTCATAGATGGGATATGGTCGGCTTGTGGACAAGAGAGGATTATTATTTTCACGACGAATCATATCGAGAAACTAGACCCGGCTTTGATCAGGAGAGGAAGGATGGATATGCATATTGAGTTGTCTTATTGTAGCTTCGAGGCGTTCAAGGTTCTTGCAAAGAACTACTTGGACGTTGATTCTCATCTTCTGTTTGGTGAAATCGAGTCTTTGCTGAAGGAAACAAAGATCGCTCCGGCTGATGTCGCAGAGAAACTGATGGCCAAGAATCATAAAGTAGAAGTCGATGGATCCTTGAAAGACTTGGTTGAGAGTTtggagaggaggaagaagcaCCAGAGAGGTCACGGTGATGATCACAAGAAGAAGTTTGGTGGCAAGAAACTCAAAATATTTCGCGAGTTGTTTTAG
- the LOC106413070 gene encoding uncharacterized protein LOC106413070: protein MQLWNDYFSEDATYPSHMFRRRFRMNKPLFMRIVDALSAEIPYFQQRRDATGRFGHSSLQKATAAIRMMAYGCTADAVDEYLRLGRAPKVNYIVNGHEYHLAYYLTDGIYPKWATFVQSIPLPQGQKASLFATQQEAVRKDVERAFGEAVAMVKEVEDPEDSAKKLVAEAIKRVSKDNITCVIVRFLDTASSSHVSSSSSNKMLPLGDLKISSNETKQVQIDAEN, encoded by the exons ATGCAGTTATGGAACGATTATTTTAGTGAAGATGCAACGTATCCTTCCCACATGTTTCGACGccgttttagaatgaacaagcccTTGTTCATGCGTATTGTTGATGCGTTGTCCGCTGAAATCCCATACTTTCAACAACGAAGAGATGCTACTGGAAGGTTCGGCCACTCTTCATTACAAAAGGCAACGGCAGCAATTCGTATGATGGCTTATGGTTGCACAGCTgatgcggtcgacgaatacctccgactTG GTCGGGCTCCGAAGGTTAATTACATTGTCAATGGACACGAGtaccatttggcttactatctcacagatggtatttatccaaaatgggcTACTTTTGTCCAATCTATTCCACTTCCGCAAGGTCAGAAAGCATCATTATTCGCTACACAACAAGAAGCTGTGCGTAaggatgtcgagcgtgcttttggg GAAGCAGTTGCAATGGTTAAGGAAGTTGAAGATCCAGAGGACTCCGCCAAGAAACTTGTGGCAGAAGCAATCAAGAGAGTAAGCAAAGACAACATCACATGTGTCATTGTTCGTTTCCTGGATACAGCTTCTTCAAGCCACGTCAGCTCCTCGTCATCCAATAAAATGCTGCCACTTGGAGACCTCAAGATCTCATCCAATGAAACTAAGCAAGTCCAGATCGACGCAGAGAACTAG
- the LOC111209590 gene encoding AAA-ATPase At3g28600-like produces MMMGDTMGTFGSSMASLFFFWATFQQIFPEHLKIAIKEFLLSTIQQLSFVQRFSDRVINFFSPYVVISFPEYEEYRFNHAFAAIDTYLGAKAIGKAQKIRASQVKESKGLVLKRDEAKVRDVYQGVNVWWEIVTATDGDRTHKLTFHRRGLEIVTGSYIKYVMEEGKSIEAKNKKMKLFTNNPSSNWDTSKKSLWRHIDFEHPASFQTLAMDPVKKEEILNDLEAFSNGKEYYKKIGKAWKRGYLLYGPPGTGKSTMIAAMANHLNYNIYDLELTAIQNNSELRKLLTATSSRSIIVIEDIDCSVDLTGKRRKRDGDLSVKKDGEDQNQSRVTLSGLLNFIDGIWSACGQERIIIFTTNHIEKLDPALIRRGRMDMHIELSYCSFEAFKVLAKNYLDVDSHLLFGEIDSLLKETKIAPADVAEKLMAKNHKVDVDGSLKDLVESLERRKKHQRGHGDDHKKKFGGKKLKILSGLFSF; encoded by the coding sequence ATGATGATGGGAGATACGATGGGCACATTTGGTTCAAGCATGGCAAGTTTGTTCTTCTTCTGGGCAACTTTTCAACAAATATTCCCTGAACACCTCAAGATCGCAATCAAAGAGTTCCTTTTGTCTACAATCCAACAACTCTCATTTGTCCAAAGATTCTCCGACCGTGTCATCAACTTCTTCTCTCCTTACGTTGTCATCAGTTTCCCAGAGTACGAAGAGTACCGTTTCAACCACGCTTTCGCAGCCATCGACACTTACCTTGGTGCTAAAGCAATCGGTAAAGCCCAAAAAATTAGAGCAAGTCAGGTCAAAGAGAGCAAGGGTCTAGTTTTGAAACGTGACGAGGCTAAAGTCAGAGACGTGTACCAAGGAGTTAACGTCTGGTGGGAGATTGTAACCGCTACTGATGGAGACAGAACACACAAACTCACTTTCCATAGACGTGGGCTGGAGATTGTGACCGGATCTTACATTAAGTATGTGATGGAAGAAGGGAAATCAATCGAGGCCAAGAACAAGAAGATGAAGCTGTTCACTAATAACCCTAGTTCCAACTGGGATACTAGCAAGAAGAGCTTGTGGAGACACATTGATTTCGAGCACCCGGCGAGTTTTCAGACACTGGCTATGGATCCTGtcaagaaagaagaaattcTAAACGATCTTGAGGCGTTTAGTAATGGGAAAGAGTATTACAAGAAGATTGGGAAAGCTTGGAAGAGGGGCTACCTATTGTACGGACCACCAGGGACTGGTAAGTCCACCATGATCGCGGCGATGGCGAATCATTtgaactataatatatatgatctcGAACTCACGGCTATTCAGAACAACTCGGAGCTGAGGAAACTTCTCACCGCGACATCGAGCAGGTCGATTATTGTGATAGAAGATATTGATTGTTCTGTTGATCTAACGggcaagagaaggaagagagatgGTGACTTGAGCGTCAAGAAAGATGGAGAAGATCAAAACCAGAGCAGAGTCACACTCTCTGGGCTTCTGAACTTCATAGATGGGATATGGTCGGCTTGTGGACAAGAGAGGATTATTATTTTCACGACGAATCATATCGAGAAACTAGACCCGGCTTTGATCAGGAGAGGAAGGATGGATATGCATATTGAGTTGTCTTATTGTAGCTTCGAGGCGTTCAAGGTTCTTGCAAAGAACTACTTGGACGTTGATTCTCATCTTCTGTTTGGTGAAATCGACTCTTTGCTGAAGGAAACAAAGATCGCTCCGGCTGATGTCGCAGAGAAACTGATGGCCAAGAATCATAAAGTAGACGTCGACGGATCGCTCAAAGACTTGGTTGAGAGTTtggagaggaggaagaagcaCCAGAGAGGTCACGGTGATGATCACAAGAAGAAGTTTGGTGGCAAGAAACTCAAAATATTAAGcggattgttttctttttaa